In the genome of Denticeps clupeoides chromosome 13, fDenClu1.1, whole genome shotgun sequence, one region contains:
- the tm6sf2b gene encoding transmembrane 6 superfamily member 2, with protein MGQETRIFLFSLSALVVLYTMNNVPAFQEPVVILEIGIAVLIAVFLLVYIAVRWNPPKDPLFYVFAEFCFTCIIDLTSALEYDGLVSGFMEFYQKTGEPYLGTPYAIMMCYWDGVAHFIMYLTMVRRMSQRKPYRSLGIFWAGSLVANMTVFVTGIVIGKYGSEIRPAFWLNMPFLLVPVWGAVVLFKRQQELLPVGAFKVERAQKQSLIWRPLDLLLVLCLLAAMGFTLFRGFVTLGCPLEVCATYIDQYEPYLKDPVGYPKVMMLFMMFYATPLLGAFIYGLRTPGCSWMLDWTVFFAGAMSQCQWCHIGASLHPRTEQAYHIPAAAWHAVLLLNMMYVVVPLALSLRCARNPAFFLSPAAPGHSNHEKKVN; from the exons ATGGGGCAGGAGACGCGCatctttttattctctttatcGGCCCTCGTGGTCCTTTATACCATGAACAACGTCCCCGCGTTTCAGGA GCCAGTGGTCATCCTGGAAATAGGCATTGCAGTCCTGATCGCAGTCTTCCTCTTAGTCTATATTGCTGTCCGCTGGAACCCACCAAAAGATCCTCTGTTCTACG TCTTTGCTGAGTTTTGCTTCACTTGTATAATTGACTTGACAAGTGCCCTAGAGTATGACGGCCTCGTCTCTGGATTTATGGAGTTCTACCAGAAAACG GGGGAGCCGTACCTGGGCACACCATACGCCATCATGATGTGCTACTGGGATGGGGTCGCCCATTTCATTATGTATCTCACTATGGTGAGGAGAATGTCTCAGAG GAAGCCGTATCGCAGCCTTGGCATCTTCTGGGCTGGCTCTTTGGTTGCTAACATGACTGTATTTGTAACAGGAATTGTCATTG GTAAATATGGTTCAGAAATTCGTCCGGCATTCTGGCTCAACATGCCTTTTTTGCTGGTGCCTGTGTGGGGTGCGGTGGTTCTGTTCAAGCGACAGCAGGAGCTGCTTCCAGTAGGCGCATTTAAA GTGGAGCGTGCGCAGAAACAATCTCTAATCTGGCGACCCCTGGACCTGCTGCTTGTGCTCTGCCTGCTGGCCGCCATGGGGTTCACGCTCTTCAGGGGCTTT GTGACCCTGGGTTGTCCCCTGGAGGTCTGCGCCACCTACATCGACCAATATGAGCCGTATTTAAAAGATCCTGTTGGATATCCCAAGGTCATG ATGCTGTTCATGATGTTCTACGCTACACCTCTGCTGGGAGCCTTTATATATGGGCTGAGGACACCGGGTTGCTCTTGGATGCTGGACTGGACCGTGTTCTTTGCTGGGGCCATGTCTCAG TGCCAGTGGTGCCACATCGGGGCTTCACTGCACCCACGCACCGAGCAGGCCTACCACATTCCCGCAGCAGCGTGGCATGCTGTACTCCTGTTAAACATGATGTATGTGGTGGTGCCCCTGGCACTCAGCCTGCGCTGCGCCCGCAACCCAGCCTTCTTCCTGTCTCCTGCTGCCCCGGGACACTCCAACCACGAAAAGAAGGTCAACTAG